One segment of Marinobacter sediminum DNA contains the following:
- a CDS encoding type II toxin-antitoxin system Phd/YefM family antitoxin, producing MKQPTRPEVSVSLSELKANPIAAVESGNGFPVAVLIREKPEFYCVPADFFEAMIERIEEQELVRLIESRQSEPSIPVNLEDL from the coding sequence ATGAAGCAGCCAACTCGCCCAGAAGTTTCAGTGAGTCTCTCTGAACTGAAGGCAAATCCAATTGCGGCTGTGGAGTCTGGAAATGGATTTCCTGTTGCGGTTCTGATTCGAGAAAAGCCAGAATTTTATTGCGTTCCAGCAGACTTCTTTGAGGCGATGATTGAGCGAATTGAGGAACAAGAGCTTGTTCGGCTGATTGAATCGCGCCAATCCGAACCAAGCATTCCAGTGAACCTGGAAGATCTATAA
- a CDS encoding TnsA endonuclease N-terminal domain-containing protein encodes MQQRQLVKQSPIRSSYMAYSRHYGRVYAVESTLELDYLNLIRFKKAAESVESQPFSIQFHLEGRPRRYTPDFLIVEQGVQYVDEVKTRKAATRSEFLRKAEKLNRFFGKRGLSFRVLTEDDIRPGNQAQNLRFLMPVLDTPPPISEFESLLDATDVRTASMQVMNKLLNDLRLDISFIRRAVAHQLLQCDLTKPWSEMQFTW; translated from the coding sequence ATGCAACAACGTCAGTTAGTGAAACAATCACCGATTCGGTCTTCTTATATGGCCTATTCCCGCCATTACGGTCGGGTGTACGCGGTCGAAAGCACACTCGAGCTCGACTATCTGAATCTGATCCGCTTCAAGAAAGCGGCGGAATCCGTCGAAAGCCAACCGTTCTCGATCCAGTTCCATCTTGAAGGGCGACCCAGACGTTACACACCGGATTTCTTGATCGTCGAACAGGGCGTTCAATACGTCGATGAGGTGAAAACTCGAAAGGCCGCGACCCGGTCGGAATTTCTTCGCAAAGCCGAGAAGCTTAATCGATTTTTCGGGAAACGAGGCCTATCGTTTCGAGTTTTAACAGAAGATGACATCCGGCCTGGAAATCAGGCTCAGAACCTTCGCTTTCTAATGCCGGTGCTCGACACACCGCCGCCAATTTCTGAATTCGAATCGCTTCTGGACGCGACAGACGTCCGCACCGCGTCAATGCAGGTAATGAACAAATTACTCAATGATCTGCGGTTGGATATTTCGTTCATTCGCCGAGCGGTAGCGCATCAACTACTCCAATGCGATCTGACCAAACCATGGTCGGAGATGCAATTTACGTGGTGA